The stretch of DNA GTTACACCAGTGCATGTCTTTATGTTGTGTATCAATGTTGTTATAATGAGGTTATAACAATATTTTAATCACTGTAAGATTAGATTCCTGCAGTGCTTTATTTAGTGGTATTCCATATATGATAGTAATTGTTGTTGCAACTGTTCTGTCTCCACTGATGTCCTGTGACTGTGTGAATGTACAATACGTGTTTGTTGGTAGTTTGGTGGTCTGGCCCTCTGTGTTGAGACATATACAAGGAGACTTATTGATCATTATCTCATTCCCTTGCTGATCATGTTTTAAAAACAATATGAGTATAAGTAAGGTAAGAGGGTAGGTGACCATGAGCCTTAGGAGGGGGGATACATAGATCtggttatctctctgtctcttctgttttTGTCATGAGATATAGCtggttatctctctgtctcttctgtgtTGGTCATGAGAGATAGCtggttatctctctgtctcttctgtgtTGGTCATGAGAGATAGCtggttatctctctgtctcttctgtcttggTCATGAGAGATAGCtggttatctctctgtctcttctgtcttggTCATGAGAGATAGCtggttatctctctgtctcttctgtcttggTCATGAGAGATAGCtggttatctctctgtctcttctgtcttggTCATGAGAGATGCAAAGTCTCTTccaccccttttctctctctgtttctgtgtttccctctctttctcttcctgtctctaaaAAAGTATAAACAGTGCCAGCatactctctttttttctccctccctttctaaATCAAAAGGATGGAAATAATGTCAGgtttatgtgtgtctctctctctattgacaTGAAATGCCGTTCTGTCACCCAGCTGGGTTGTTCTCTGGTCTCTGTTTACCTTCAAATGTTTAAAAGCAGTAGGGCAGCTCTCTGTGAGGGGGTAGTAGAGGGAGTGGACACACAtttactcacatacacacacacaaatacacacacacacacacacacacacacaaacacacacacaaacctacaaTTGTGTTGGTGGACAGCCAAAAAGGGAAAAGCTGTGAAGAAAGGCAAACGATgtaatcatatatatatactctctACTGCTCTAGAGTACCAGCAAGGAATCAGTGACCATCCACCCTCCCAGCAGAAGCCATATAATATTACTGAGGGAACGTCTGAGAAGTTGCAAGAGAACTCTTCAGCATTTTGGAATTTGGACTGTACCAGATCCACCAGACGTTGGGATTTAAAGCCCTCTGTTGAACCAGGCCGGAAACAGCATTTTAGACAGTCCCAACAGCACCAGAGGAAGGAGGTTAATCTAGGATCAGACAGTATGCTGGCTCAGATCCTACAGGAGATGTGGGTGGACCCAGAGGTTCTGGAGGCCCTGAGTGAAGACCAGAAGAGAATCTTGTTCctgaagatgagagaggagcaGGTCAGACgctggaaagagagggaggagaaggacgagagagagaggagatccaGGGAACACGCCAGGTCTAAGAAaggtacagcacacacacacacgcacacgcacacacgcacacacgtacacacacacacacaccggtgctAGTGAGTACAGAATAAATGCAGGTAATTTACTGTAAACTAGAGTATACTTCAGAACACGCCCCTGttgttagggtaagggtaagaggAGTTAGGAGTGTCTATTTTATCATTTAGGATTTCCTTTCCCTGGGTGGTCACACCCACCTCTGCCCCCCTctgattcctctcctctctctgcctcctctcctctctctgtctcctctcctctttctgcctcctctcctctctctgcctcctctcctctctctgcctcctctcctctctctgtctcctctcctctatctacctcctctcctctctctggctcctctcctctctctacctcctctcctctctctacctcctctcctctctctgcctcctctcctctctctgtctcctctcctctctctacctcctctcctctctctacctactctcctctctctgcctcctctcctctctctgcctcctctcctctatctacctcctctcctctctctgcctcctctcctctctctgcttcctctcctctgcctgcACAGAATGATCTGTCCTCAGATTCAACACACCAAAGGGCCTAAAGTgtaggccagggagagaggaaaacCTTTCAaatatagaaagagaaagagggaacaggaggggggaatgaaagatgtggaggtagggggagagaaagggagatcgGAAGTATGAGGGGAAAAGAGTGAGGACAGGAatagaaagaggcagagagagagagagaaagggagagaaagagacagggagagagagagacagagagagacatggagagaaagagacagggagagagagactgtgagagaaatagacagggagagaaagagactgggagagagagacagggagagagagacttggagagaaagagacagggagagaaaaagacagggagagaaagaggcagggagagagagacagggagagagagactgggagagaaagagacagggagagaaagagacagggagagaaagagacagggagagaaagaggcagggagagagagacagggagagagagactgggagagaaagagacagggagagaaagaggcagggatagaaagaggcagggagagagagacagggagagagagacagggagagaaagaggcagggagagagagagacaggaagagagagactgggagagagaaagagacctggagagagaaagaggcaatgAGTAATTGAGCATGCTTGAGCACCCACTCCACTATTCTGAGAAACACAACCCTGAAACCACACTCTTATCTACAGAGAGAGGCCTTCAGATCAGGCCTAGTTCCACCACTCTCACtaacccatatctctctcttttccattctatccccctctctgtctctcttttacccattctattcctctctccccctgtccctttctctatcTGATAGGATATAGAATATAGAATCTCCATTGGTACTAATAGAACAGTATAGTGTAGTACCCAGCCCTCTTATCAGAGCTCTATAATCAGAAACACAGCGGCAGCGATTGATTCATTCCACATGCCTGCCTGCCCGGCAGATTGAATAGGAGTGAATAGAATTGAGTAAGCCCTGTGGTTTGGTGAGGCTCGCTGCTTTTAGCCCTGAATACCTCGTTACCTCTATGTCTTTCCAATCTGTGCTCTGTGtcacctgagtgtgtgtgtgtgtgtgtgtgtgtgtgtgtgtgtgtgtgtgtgtgtgtgtgtgtgtgtgtgtgtgtgtgtgtgtgtgtgtgtgtgtgtgtgtgtgtgtgtgtgtgtgtgtgtgtgtgtgtgcgtgcgtgcgtgtgcgcgtgcgtgcgtgtgtgtgtgtgtcatcttaGTAGCAGAAGGTCAGGCCAGGTCATCTCTTAACACCTGGTGTCAAACTGACCAGCAGAACAGAGTGTTGAGCATCAAACACTTCACCATTCTTCTCACAGGCCCTATGGCCCAGAAAGACTCTCCTTATGTAAGATACTAAATGTCACACATGCACGAGCAGATATACGTAGgcacacacatatagggaaggatgCAGGCGCccacacatatagggaaggatgCAGGCGtgcacacacatatagggaaggatgcaggcgcacacacacatatagggaaggatgcaggcgcacacacacatatagggaaggatgCAGGCgcccacacacatatagggaaggatgCAGGCgcccacacacatatagggaaggatgcaggcgcacacacacatatagggaaggatgCAGGCgcccacacacatatagggaaggatgCAGGCgcccacacacatatagggaaggatgCAGGCgcccacacacatatagggaaggatgCAGGCgcccacacacatatagggaaggatgcaggcgcacacacacatatagggaaggatgcaggcgcacacacacatatagggaaggatgcaggcgcacacacacatatagggaaggatgcaggcgcacacacacatatagggaaggatgcaggcagacaaacacatatagggaaggatgCAGGCgcccacacacatatagggaaggatgcaggcgcacacacacatatagtgaAGGatgcaggcgcacacacacatatagggaaggatgcaggcgcacacacacatatagggaaggatgcaggcacacacacatatagggaaggatgcaggcacacacacatatagggaaggatgcaggtacacacacatatagggaaggatgcaggcgcacacacacatatagggaaggatgcaggcgcacacacacatatagggaaggatgcaggcgcacacacacatatagggaaggatgcaggcacacacacacatatagggaaggatgcaggcgcacacacacatatagggaaggatgcaggcgcacacacacatatagggaaggatgcaggcgcacacacacatatagggaaggatgcaggcgcacacacacatatagggaaggatgcaggcacacacacatatagggaaggatgcaggcacacacacatatagggaaggatgcaggtacacacacatatagggaaggatgcaggtacacacacatatagggaaggatgcaggcgcacacacacatatagggaaggatgcaggcgcacacacacatatagggaaggatgcaggcgcacacacatatagggaaggatgcaggcacacacacatatagggaaggatgcaggtacacacacatatagggaaggatgcaggtacacacacatatagggaaggatgcaggcacacacacacatatagggaaggatgcaggcacacacacacatatagggaaggatgCAGGCgcccacacacatatagggaaggatgcaggtacacacacacatataggaaaggatgcaggtacacacacacatatagggaaggatgcagacacacacacacatatagggaaggatgcagacacacacacacatatagggaaggatgCAGGCgcccacacacatatagggaaggatgcagacacacacacacatatagggaaggatgCAGGCgcccacacacatatagggaaggatgcaggtacacacacacatatagggaaggatgcaggtacacacacacatatagggaaggatgcaggcacacacacatatagggaaggatgCAGGCgcccacacacatatagggaaggatgCAGGCgcccacacacatatagggaaggatgCAGACACACAGGTTGTGGTCCATCCTGTAGGTTGTGGTCCATCCTGTAGGTTGTGGTCCATCCTGTAGGTTGTGGTCCATCCTGTAGGTTGTGGTCCATCCTGTAGGTTGTGGTCCATCCTGTAGGTTGTGGTCCATCCTGTAGGTTGGGTTGTGGTCCATCCTGTAGGTTGTGGTCCATCCTGTAGGTTGTGGTCCATCCTGTAGAGGCTTAAAAAATCCATCACATATTTCCAAGGTGATTTGCTTCCACACCTTTCCCTTATTACAGAGGCTTATTTTCAATTATCTCAACTGAAATTAATGAATTGAAATGGGTCTTTTTTTCAAATTTAGGCTAGTAGCCTGTTCATGTGTATCGTGTTCATATCACTGTAATGGTGACCTGGCTGTAACTAGAGACTAGAGGTTGTAACTAGAGACAGGTTGAATCCCACTTATGACACCAATTAGCACAGGTCTAAGGTCAGATCGGAGTGATTACTGGAAGGTGAAGACCATAGTCTAGTGTGTCAGTAAGGGGGTTTTCACACTTGGTCCCTTTCAGACAATTTTTGTGAATTCAGTTGTGGTTCGCTTAATGTGCAGTGTGAACACTCCAAAGGAACTCAGACCCCTTAAGAGTCCCCAAAGCAAACCAAACTGAGACCATCTCGAGAGGTGGTCTGAGTTTGGTTCACTTGAATTCCGAGTTCCGGTTCCCTTTTTTTAGGGCAATGTGAACACAAAGCTCCCCAGGTTCGCTTGTCACAAAAGAGACAAGATGATAATGTCTAGTTTcgctgaaaaagtgtgtgctgtTTTTGGATATTGATTTGCGATTGTCAAGGATGCACAGAAATTCCCCAAAATGTGTGGAGTTTTGTACCGACACGACGTTCAGATTATTTGTTTGAAATATGTCATCTATAGGCTGAGAGCTTCACATACTGATTATTCGATTTTGGGCTTTGAATAGTGTGAGAAGACAATAGGGTACAAAATCAATACTAGCTCTTAAAGGGGGTACAATTTTCAATTACATCATTATTAAATCTGCAGTTATTCTTCGGCTATTTATTTTGGTACCaataatatttacatgttaatatTATCTTTTGATTATAATAATGATGTCTAATAACTACATGCAATCTATTAGCTTCCGATAAGAcagaattttatttatttattttttattttacctttatttaaccaggtaggcaagttgagaacaagttctcatttacaattgcgacctggccaagataaagcaaagcagttcgacagataaaacgacacagagttacacatggagtaaaaacaaacatacagtcaataatgcagtataaacaagtctatatacaatgtgagcaaatgaggtgagaagggaggtaaaggcaaaaaaggccatgatggcaaagtaaatacaatatagcaagtaaaatactggaatggtagttttgcaatggaagaatgtgcaaagtagaaataaaaaaataatggggtgcaaaggagcaaaataaataaataaattaaaattaaatacagttgggaaagaggtagttgtttgggctaaattataggtgggctatgtacaggtgcagtaatctgtgagctgctctgacagttggtgcttaaagctagtgagggagataagtgtttccagtttcagagatttttgtagttcgttccagtcattggcagcagagaactggaaggagaggcggccaaagaaagaattggttttgggggtgactagagagatatacctgctggagcgtgtgctacaggtgggagatgctatggtgaccagcgagctgagataaggggggactttacctagcagggtcttgtagatgacatggagccagtgggtttggcgacgagtatgaagcgagggccagccaacgagagcgtacaggtcgcaatggtgggtagtatatggggctttggtgataaaacggattgcactgtgatagactgcatccaatttgttgagtagggtattggaggctattttgtaaatgacatcgccaaagtcgaggattggtaggatggtcagttttacaagggtatgtttggcagcatgagtgaaggatgctttgttgcgaaataggaagccaattctagatttaactttggattggacatgtttgatatgggtctggaaggagagtttacagtctaaccagacacctaagtatttgtagttgtccacgtattctaagtcagagccgtccagagtagtgatgttggacaggcgggtaggtgcaggtagcgatcggttgaagagcatgcatttagttttacttgtatttaagagcaattggaggccacggaaggagagttgtatggcattgaagcttgcctggagggttgttaacacagtgtccaaagaagggccggaagtatacagaatggtgtcgtctgcgtagaggtggatcagggactcaccagcagcaagagcgacctcattgatgtatacagagaagagagtcggtccaagaattgaaccctgtggcacccccatagagactgccagaggtccggacagcagaccctccgatttgacacactgaactctatcagagaagtagttggtgaaccaggcgaggcaatcatttgagaaaccaaggctgtcgagtctgccgatgaggatatggtgattgacagagtcgaaagccttggccagatcaatgaatacggctgcacagtaatgtttcttatcgatggcggttaagatatcgtttaggaccttgagcgtggctgaggtgcacccatgaccagctctgaaaccggattgcatagcagagaaggtatggtgagattcgaaatggtcggtaatctgtttgttgacttggctttcgaagaccttagaaaggcacggtaggatagatataggtctgtagcagtttgggtcaagagtgtccccccctttgaagagggggatgaccgcagctgctttccaatcttttggaatctcagacgacacgaaagagaggttgaacaggctagtaataggggtggcaacaatttcggcagataattttagaaagaaagggtccagattgtctagcccggctgatttgtaggggtccagattttgcagctctttcagaacatcagctgaatggatttgggagaaggagaaatggggaaggcttgggcgagttgctgttgggggtgcagtgctgttgtccggggtaggagtagccaggtggaaagcatggccagccgtagaaaaatgcttattgaaattctcaattatggtggatttatcagtggtgacagtgtttcctatcttcagtgcagtgggcagctgggaggaggtgttcttattctccatggactttacagtgtcccagaacttttttgagttactgttgcaggaagcaaatttctgcttgaaaaagctagccttggcttttctaactgcctgtgtataatgatttctagcttccctgaacagctgcatatcacgggggctgttcgatgctaatgcagaacgccataggatgtttttgtgttggttaagggcagtcaggtctggggagaaccaagggctatatctgttcctggttctaaatttcttaaatggggcatgtttatttaagatggttaggaaggcatttaaaaaaaatatccaggcagaATGGCTTGTCTTATACCCAGAGTGCATTGAGTAAATGTTGGAAAAAGATCTTGGTTCCTTTCTAAACATAGCAATGTGAATGCAAAGAGAACTCAGACCACAAAATAGGTGAACAGTGAACTGGCAAAATAGTTGAGTCCTCATTCAAAGGAGAGGACAGTGTGAATACAAAGACAACTAAGTTCTCTTGCTTCTTTACATTTTGACCtcagagttcactttaaagaggactgagatcgggttcttttaaagaggactgagatcgggttcttttaaagaggactgagatcgGGTTCTTTTAAAGAGGACTATATGTGAAAACACCCTAAGGCAGTGTTTGTGTAGATCCTATACACTGGACAATAGATAAAACTAGGCTACTGCAGACGTCAGTGACATGTTTGTTCACTGATAAGACAACAGCACCATCTGCTGGGCTGGAACCAGTACGACAACCAGACTCCATGATGAACTCTGACAATGGATCTAAAATAGTGATAGGTTTGAAAAGTTACCTTCTATTGTATTATCTGTGATAATTACACAGTGTGGCAttcaatgtgtctgtgtgtttctttgtCTCCTCAGGTCACAGTAAGAGCGTGTGCTGGCTGTTGGGTCGTGATGGGGATGTGAGTGTGAGCGTGATCGGAGAGGTGGATGAATTTAGATCCTCCAAACTCCTCCAGACCCTTCGTACCAACACCAGACTACAGAGTACAAACATTAACAACCTAGTGGTTGATATCCATACTGTGTCtctactgacagacagagagaaccacCAAACCAGCTCAAAATCAGCCATACTGATGCAACTCagcgtaagtgtgtgtgtgtgtgtgtgtgtgtgtgtgtgtgtgtgtgtgtgtgtgtgtgtgtgtgtgtgtgtgtgcgtgtgtgtgtgcgtgtgtgtgtgtgtgtgtgtgtgtgtgtgtgtgtgtgtgtgtgtgtgtgtgtgtgtgtgtgtgtgtgtgtgtgtgtgtttgcgtttgcatgagacacagaaagagagggaaagagaaagatatCAGCTCTACCATACAGGATGTAGCTCACCATTCTTCTTCTATTTCCAGGAAGACTCAGACGGGTCTAAGGACTCTGAGGAGGACCAGTACACAGGCAGTGCTGAGGTCGACCCAAAGGACACCAGGGAGGACAGCATCGACAGTGTGTCAGGCTACAGCACAGATGACCTAAAGGACTGGGGCCTCTGCTACAGGCCCCAGTGCAACAACATCAGCCTCTGTCTCCAACCCCAGCTGTCAGCCAGAGAAAAGGCCTGCCCACAGAGCagaagaggtgagagagaaagagcgatagagagagagagtgttttttgtgtgtacataagtgtgtgtgtatgacataCTCTACACTCGATTCAAGCTCATTGACTTAACATATATTTTTACAatcctttccctctctatctctctagtgGTGGTCAGTCATGAAGA from Oncorhynchus kisutch isolate 150728-3 linkage group LG15, Okis_V2, whole genome shotgun sequence encodes:
- the LOC116353571 gene encoding uncharacterized protein LOC116353571 produces the protein MLAQILQEMWVDPEVLEALSEDQKRILFLKMREEQVRRWKEREEKDERERRSREHARSKKGHSKSVCWLLGRDGDVSVSVIGEVDEFRSSKLLQTLRTNTRLQSTNINNLVVDIHTVSLLTDRENHQTSSKSAILMQLSEDSDGSKDSEEDQYTGSAEVDPKDTREDSIDSVSGYSTDDLKDWGLCYRPQCNNISLCLQPQLSAREKACPQSRRVVVSHEEESPAFGGRVAQLRRAFATSSPTARPCVATKPFHL